Proteins encoded in a region of the Candidatus Nitrosomarinus catalina genome:
- the ilvB gene encoding biosynthetic-type acetolactate synthase large subunit: MESMTGAKALMTAMEKEGVKEVFGLPGGANLPMYDEFSRCDIRHILVRHEQSASHMADGFGRVSRKPGVCFATSGPGATNILTGIATAQADSAPMIAVTGQVPVAMIGKDAFQESDIIGMANPVVKYAFQPRTPGEVPEVVKKGFYIAETGRPGPVLIDVPKDVQQNESPMNFPDEFKIQGYHPWTDPDIVACEKAIEMLLNSEKPIILAGGGTIISSAFAELQSIAETLMLPVVTTFKGKGAFPENHPLSLGPIGMHGHAEANKMMAEADCVLAIGTRFSDRSVGTFEAFEKRLKIIHMDVDPAEIGKNQTTNLAVVGDVRTSLRIMVKLLLQKQIKKTEESVWFKHVKETKEYWQENLKLHPGEMGAAKILRKLREVLPKESIITTEVGQHQMWASLFYDVIQPGTFFSSTGLGTMGWGFPASIGAKVARPNVPVVDIAGDGSFSMTENSLATAVLEDIPVIVFVLNNSTLGMVAQWQRTFYDRRMVGVDQGGCPDYVKLAESYGAQGIRAQSMDELDKAIKTAISSEVATVIDIPIDPEEDVLPFVAPGTSLSDMILPS, from the coding sequence ATGGAAAGTATGACTGGTGCAAAAGCCTTGATGACTGCAATGGAAAAAGAAGGCGTCAAAGAGGTATTTGGATTACCTGGAGGGGCAAATCTTCCAATGTATGATGAATTTTCACGATGTGATATTAGACATATTTTAGTACGCCACGAACAATCTGCATCACACATGGCTGATGGTTTTGGTCGTGTTAGTAGAAAACCTGGAGTTTGTTTTGCAACTTCTGGACCTGGTGCTACAAATATCTTAACTGGGATAGCAACTGCTCAAGCAGATTCAGCACCTATGATTGCAGTAACTGGACAAGTTCCTGTTGCAATGATCGGAAAAGATGCATTTCAAGAAAGTGATATTATTGGAATGGCAAATCCTGTTGTCAAATATGCTTTTCAACCTAGAACTCCTGGGGAAGTTCCTGAAGTAGTAAAAAAGGGATTTTACATTGCAGAAACTGGTAGACCTGGACCTGTACTTATTGATGTTCCAAAAGATGTTCAACAAAATGAATCTCCGATGAATTTTCCTGATGAGTTTAAAATTCAAGGTTATCATCCTTGGACTGATCCTGATATTGTAGCTTGTGAAAAAGCAATTGAAATGTTACTTAATTCTGAAAAACCAATTATCTTAGCTGGGGGTGGAACTATTATCTCATCAGCATTTGCTGAATTGCAATCTATTGCTGAAACCTTAATGCTTCCTGTAGTTACAACTTTCAAAGGTAAAGGCGCATTTCCTGAAAACCATCCATTATCTCTAGGCCCAATTGGAATGCATGGTCATGCTGAAGCAAATAAAATGATGGCTGAAGCTGATTGTGTTCTGGCAATTGGAACAAGATTCTCTGATAGGTCTGTTGGAACTTTTGAGGCTTTTGAAAAACGATTAAAAATTATTCATATGGATGTTGATCCTGCTGAAATTGGTAAAAATCAAACAACCAATTTAGCAGTTGTTGGTGATGTTCGTACTTCACTTAGAATTATGGTAAAGTTGCTTTTACAAAAACAAATCAAAAAAACTGAAGAATCTGTTTGGTTCAAACATGTTAAAGAAACTAAAGAATATTGGCAAGAAAATTTGAAACTTCATCCAGGTGAAATGGGTGCAGCAAAAATTCTTAGAAAACTAAGAGAAGTATTGCCAAAAGAATCGATTATCACTACTGAAGTTGGTCAACATCAAATGTGGGCTTCATTATTTTATGATGTAATTCAACCTGGAACTTTCTTTAGTTCTACAGGACTTGGTACAATGGGTTGGGGTTTTCCTGCATCCATCGGAGCAAAAGTTGCTAGACCTAATGTTCCAGTTGTTGACATCGCAGGGGATGGAAGTTTTAGTATGACTGAAAATTCTCTTGCAACTGCAGTGTTAGAAGATATTCCTGTAATTGTATTTGTTTTGAATAATTCAACATTGGGTATGGTAGCTCAATGGCAAAGAACATTTTATGATAGAAGAATGGTTGGTGTGGACCAAGGTGGTTGTCCTGATTATGTTAAATTAGCAGAATCTTATGGAGCTCAAGGAATCCGAGCACAATCAATGGATGAATTGGATAAAGCAATTAAAACTGCAATTAGCAGTGAAGTAGCTACAGTTATTGATATCCCAATTGATCCTGAAGAAGACGTATTGCCATTTGTTGCTCCTGGAACTTCGTTATCGGATATGATTTTACCTTCTTAG
- the ilvN gene encoding acetolactate synthase small subunit, whose amino-acid sequence MWAILSVLVENKPGVLFKITHLFRSRNFNIDSISVGITDNPDYSRMTITSYGDEKQIEQIVKQLDKMIDTVEVKHLDEHKTVFRELCIFKLKLSNANDSMEVNKLANAYGGKVHDVKKDSIMVEITSTPDQIKAFEELAKPFGIIDVARTGVTALQRSGA is encoded by the coding sequence ATGTGGGCTATCCTTTCTGTTTTAGTTGAAAACAAACCAGGTGTGTTGTTTAAGATTACACATCTTTTTAGATCCAGAAATTTCAATATTGATAGTATTTCTGTAGGGATAACTGATAATCCAGATTATTCTAGAATGACTATTACCTCATATGGAGATGAGAAACAAATTGAACAAATTGTAAAACAACTTGATAAAATGATTGATACTGTTGAGGTAAAACATTTGGATGAGCACAAAACAGTTTTTCGTGAACTATGTATTTTTAAGTTAAAACTAAGTAATGCTAATGATAGCATGGAAGTAAACAAATTGGCAAATGCATATGGTGGAAAAGTACATGATGTGAAAAAGGATTCAATTATGGTTGAGATAACTTCTACTCCAGATCAAATCAAAGCATTTGAAGAATTAGCAAAACCATTTGGAATAATTGATGTTGCACGAACCGGTGTTACTGCTTTGCAAAGGAGCGGAGCTTGA
- a CDS encoding 2-isopropylmalate synthase → MKVRIFDTTLRDGEQTVGVSLSPDQKLSIAKKLDQLGVDAIEAGFPVISEGESKAVKMITSEGLSCEIAGLTRTIKGDIDAAVDAGLNYIHTFIATSDIHLQYKLQMTREQALEKAIEAVEYGKSRGLQVEFSAEDATRTDRDFLKQVFGDVAKAGADRIDIPDTVGYSTPEYIAEITKDAITATQLPVSVHCHNDFGLAVANALSGIHVGAACAHVTINGIGERAGNASLEELSMALQCLPQDQKYETNIKSELIYDTSRYISKIVGIKVQPNKAIVGDNAFGHESGIHTHGVLNNPLTYEPISPELVGRTRQLRIGKHAGIHGMNAMLEEFGVQTTDDQSKQILEKIKVLGDQGQQITDVELLSIASDVLGEKGIKKIVQLSAFSVSTGIGIMPYAFVKLNIDGEDFIGTDYGVGPVDAALNAIQKITGKVSELKITDYRLASISGGATALCEVTITVEDPQGNSVSAKSVGEDIVTTSVKAVIDGINRIMLKNMLKEKQLN, encoded by the coding sequence TTGAAAGTAAGAATTTTTGATACAACATTAAGAGATGGAGAACAAACTGTTGGTGTTTCATTATCTCCAGATCAGAAATTATCTATTGCAAAAAAATTAGATCAACTTGGAGTAGATGCAATCGAAGCTGGATTTCCAGTAATCTCTGAAGGTGAATCTAAAGCAGTAAAGATGATTACTAGTGAAGGTTTATCATGTGAAATTGCAGGATTGACTAGAACAATAAAGGGAGATATTGATGCCGCAGTTGATGCTGGATTAAATTACATCCATACATTCATTGCAACTTCTGATATACACTTACAATACAAACTTCAAATGACAAGAGAACAAGCACTTGAAAAAGCAATTGAAGCAGTTGAATACGGAAAGTCTCGCGGATTACAAGTTGAATTTTCAGCTGAAGATGCAACTAGAACCGATAGGGATTTCTTAAAACAAGTTTTTGGTGATGTTGCAAAAGCTGGAGCTGATAGAATTGATATTCCTGATACTGTAGGATATTCTACTCCTGAATATATTGCAGAAATAACTAAAGATGCAATTACTGCAACACAACTTCCTGTAAGTGTTCATTGCCATAATGATTTTGGATTGGCAGTTGCAAATGCATTATCTGGAATACATGTTGGTGCTGCATGTGCACATGTAACAATTAATGGAATTGGAGAACGTGCTGGAAATGCCTCTTTAGAAGAACTTTCTATGGCATTACAATGTCTTCCACAAGATCAAAAATATGAAACAAATATCAAATCAGAATTAATTTACGATACTTCTAGATATATCTCAAAAATTGTTGGAATCAAAGTTCAGCCAAACAAGGCCATAGTTGGTGATAATGCATTTGGACACGAATCTGGCATTCACACTCACGGTGTTTTGAATAACCCTCTTACTTACGAACCAATTAGTCCTGAATTAGTTGGTAGAACAAGACAACTTCGAATAGGAAAACATGCTGGAATCCATGGAATGAATGCTATGCTTGAAGAATTTGGCGTACAAACTACTGATGACCAATCAAAACAAATTCTTGAAAAAATTAAAGTGCTTGGTGATCAAGGACAACAAATCACTGATGTTGAATTATTATCTATTGCAAGTGATGTTTTAGGTGAAAAAGGAATAAAGAAAATTGTTCAATTATCTGCTTTTTCAGTTTCAACGGGTATTGGAATAATGCCATATGCATTTGTAAAATTAAATATTGATGGTGAAGATTTTATTGGAACTGATTATGGTGTCGGTCCAGTTGATGCTGCATTAAATGCCATTCAAAAAATTACTGGAAAGGTTTCAGAATTAAAAATTACAGATTATAGATTGGCATCTATATCTGGTGGTGCTACTGCATTATGTGAAGTAACAATAACTGTTGAGGACCCTCAAGGAAATTCTGTTTCAGCAAAATCTGTTGGTGAAGATATTGTTACTACAAGTGTAAAAGCTGTTATTGATGGAATTAACAGAATTATGCTTAAAAATATGCTTAAGGAAAAACAGTTAAACTGA
- a CDS encoding isocitrate/isopropylmalate dehydrogenase family protein, with translation MYKISLITGDGIGPELSDSAISVLNTIQEKYGIEFEITKLIAGDKALEQTGKALPDDVVETIKNSDVCLKAPVGESAADVIVVLRRMLDLYANIRPSKSYPHMPALRDDIDMVIVRENTEDLYTGKEFSLGDSAVALRIISEAASKRIAKYAFETAKQRNSMKKVTCVHKSNVMRVTDGLFAKACVEVSKDYPEIKFEEMYVDACAMNLIRQPEKFDVVVTTNLFGDILSDESSQVVGGLGMAPAANLGDSFALFEPVHGAAFDIAGQNIANPSSFLLSIKMMLDWLGAKHNDQKCFEMAKKLESTIFDLVKSGIKTKDIGGDKTTTEFTKQITDNL, from the coding sequence ATGTATAAGATTTCATTAATTACTGGTGACGGCATCGGTCCTGAACTATCTGACTCTGCAATTTCTGTATTAAACACAATTCAGGAAAAATATGGAATTGAATTTGAAATCACTAAATTAATTGCTGGAGATAAAGCCCTTGAACAAACAGGAAAAGCACTACCTGACGATGTAGTTGAAACAATAAAAAATTCTGATGTGTGTCTTAAGGCTCCCGTAGGTGAAAGTGCAGCTGACGTAATTGTTGTTTTAAGAAGAATGCTTGATCTTTATGCAAACATTCGACCTTCCAAATCATACCCTCACATGCCTGCATTACGTGATGATATTGATATGGTGATAGTTCGAGAAAATACTGAAGATCTTTACACTGGTAAAGAATTTAGTTTAGGTGATTCTGCAGTTGCTTTGAGAATTATTTCTGAAGCTGCATCAAAACGAATTGCAAAATATGCATTTGAAACTGCAAAACAGCGTAATTCTATGAAAAAAGTAACTTGTGTTCATAAATCTAATGTAATGCGTGTTACTGATGGATTGTTTGCAAAAGCATGTGTTGAAGTTTCAAAAGATTACCCTGAAATTAAATTTGAAGAAATGTATGTTGATGCATGCGCAATGAATTTAATTCGTCAACCTGAAAAATTTGATGTTGTAGTAACTACTAATCTTTTTGGTGACATCTTATCTGATGAATCTTCTCAAGTAGTTGGAGGTTTGGGTATGGCACCTGCAGCAAATCTTGGTGATTCATTTGCATTGTTTGAACCTGTTCACGGTGCAGCATTTGATATTGCTGGACAAAATATTGCAAACCCTTCATCATTTTTACTTTCAATTAAAATGATGCTTGATTGGCTTGGTGCAAAACATAATGATCAAAAGTGTTTTGAAATGGCAAAAAAACTTGAATCTACTATTTTTGATTTAGTAAAATCTGGAATTAAAACAAAAGATATCGGTGGTGATAAGACTACTACTGAATTTACAAAACAAATTACTGATAATCTCTAA
- a CDS encoding metal ABC transporter solute-binding protein, Zn/Mn family yields MKGSQIGIIGGGIVAVVIIAILFVSMGTQNNTTPLPSDLDVTIPTMDSKNDVDVSSEDKLLVYTTFYPLYQFTQGVAGDAADVRILISANGDPHASELGPKTIVALTKADMVISNGVNFEPYIDEIMSASDFEHIVFVDSSEGIELMEGEAHDHSSHGSHGNDKHDDHSKEDVHDEHTEDFYNEIEHVVEEFEHGHITQSQSIEEIEEILSEHEGDGHGHEDAIEDIEHLIHEIEDGHIDGVEGLEEIHHLVSGEDVHDDHSKEDVHDDHSKEDVHDERGEEGGIDHTYDPHIWLDPILAKAQVMTIADHLKESDPTHAEIYHDNAISYANQLDQLDQEIRSEVSSCAKDTFVPFHNSFSYFAERYNLNTLAVIQEFSPETPVTAKDIEELIRFAEDNDIKYFLTEENRNPKLAERLAAELGGDILLFSPLESLSESDDPNVTYFEKMRQNVDNLQIALECN; encoded by the coding sequence ATGAAAGGTTCTCAAATTGGAATTATTGGCGGGGGAATTGTAGCAGTTGTGATTATTGCAATATTGTTTGTATCTATGGGAACCCAAAATAATACTACTCCATTACCGTCTGACCTTGATGTTACTATTCCAACTATGGACTCTAAAAATGATGTTGATGTTTCATCTGAAGATAAATTGCTAGTTTATACAACATTTTATCCATTATACCAATTTACTCAAGGTGTTGCAGGAGATGCAGCTGATGTCCGAATTTTAATTTCAGCTAATGGAGATCCTCATGCATCCGAATTGGGACCAAAAACTATAGTTGCATTAACAAAAGCAGACATGGTAATTTCTAATGGTGTAAACTTTGAACCATATATTGATGAAATTATGTCTGCATCTGATTTTGAACACATTGTATTTGTTGATTCATCTGAAGGAATTGAACTTATGGAAGGTGAGGCTCATGATCATAGTTCACATGGAAGTCATGGTAACGATAAACATGATGACCATTCAAAAGAAGATGTACACGATGAACATACTGAAGACTTTTACAACGAGATTGAACATGTTGTAGAAGAATTTGAACATGGTCATATTACTCAATCACAATCTATTGAAGAAATTGAAGAGATACTAAGTGAACATGAAGGAGACGGACATGGACATGAAGATGCAATTGAAGATATTGAACATTTAATTCACGAAATTGAAGATGGACACATTGACGGTGTAGAAGGACTAGAAGAAATCCATCATTTAGTTTCTGGCGAAGATGTACACGATGACCATTCAAAAGAAGATGTACACGATGACCATTCAAAAGAAGATGTACACGATGAACGTGGGGAAGAAGGAGGCATCGACCATACTTATGACCCACACATTTGGCTTGATCCCATATTAGCAAAAGCTCAGGTAATGACGATTGCAGACCACTTGAAAGAATCCGATCCTACACATGCAGAAATCTACCATGATAATGCTATTTCATATGCTAACCAATTAGATCAATTGGATCAAGAAATCCGTAGTGAGGTATCTTCTTGCGCAAAAGACACGTTTGTACCATTCCACAATTCATTTTCATATTTTGCAGAGAGATATAACCTCAACACCTTGGCAGTAATACAGGAGTTCAGTCCTGAAACTCCTGTAACTGCAAAGGATATTGAGGAACTAATTCGTTTTGCTGAAGACAATGACATAAAGTATTTCTTAACTGAAGAAAACAGAAATCCCAAATTAGCTGAAAGATTAGCCGCTGAATTGGGAGGAGACATTTTGTTGTTTAGTCCATTAGAATCTCTTTCTGAAAGTGACGATCCAAATGTAACATACTTTGAAAAAATGAGACAAAATGTTGATAATTTGCAAATTGCATTAGAGTGTAATTGA
- a CDS encoding DUF6659 family protein, protein MDNVEELESICQDILKLHPKMRSARFINARGHLVAGGMKDGLLSLEAKKQDEMMFMELALRVRMRHEFDNEFGIVHFSLSYRDKVIVMSFPLSDDNVLLVSREKDKNFEDIPFKILELIEDIKKNPSKIF, encoded by the coding sequence GTGGATAACGTAGAGGAACTTGAAAGTATTTGTCAGGATATTTTAAAATTACATCCAAAGATGCGCTCGGCGCGATTCATTAATGCCAGAGGGCACTTGGTAGCAGGTGGAATGAAAGATGGGCTACTATCACTAGAAGCAAAAAAACAAGATGAAATGATGTTCATGGAACTTGCGTTACGTGTCAGAATGCGACATGAATTTGATAATGAATTTGGAATAGTTCATTTTTCATTATCATACAGAGACAAAGTAATTGTAATGAGTTTTCCATTAAGCGACGATAATGTTTTACTAGTATCGCGTGAAAAAGATAAGAATTTTGAGGACATTCCATTTAAAATATTGGAGTTAATTGAGGATATTAAAAAAAATCCAAGTAAAATATTTTGA
- a CDS encoding poly(R)-hydroxyalkanoic acid synthase subunit PhaE has protein sequence MSSKPQALTSIGPMRAFAANSKKISVELIEINEKLFEFNKYMTEYYNQLSTTWGIAQKKVNLKVPEIPQDVEQIESVKRIWIDIFDNDFTELFDSKKFGDNYGNLVSKELELTKHWNNITNVILQSVNLPSKEEIDEVYKEIHSLKKRVSKLELKLKKEKRKNAE, from the coding sequence ATGTCTAGTAAGCCTCAGGCATTAACTTCAATTGGACCTATGAGGGCATTTGCTGCAAATTCAAAAAAAATATCCGTTGAATTAATTGAGATCAATGAAAAATTATTTGAATTTAACAAATACATGACTGAATATTATAATCAATTATCTACTACTTGGGGAATTGCTCAAAAAAAAGTAAACCTAAAAGTTCCAGAAATCCCTCAAGATGTTGAACAAATAGAATCAGTAAAGAGAATTTGGATTGATATTTTTGATAATGACTTTACTGAATTATTTGATTCTAAAAAATTTGGAGACAATTACGGAAATTTAGTATCTAAAGAATTGGAATTGACAAAACATTGGAATAACATTACCAATGTAATTTTACAATCTGTAAATCTTCCTAGTAAGGAAGAGATTGATGAAGTGTATAAAGAAATTCACTCATTAAAAAAACGTGTATCTAAATTAGAATTAAAATTAAAAAAGGAGAAAAGAAAGAATGCTGAGTGA
- the phaC gene encoding class III poly(R)-hydroxyalkanoic acid synthase subunit PhaC — MLSESNVDPKVIEEILKFSKNVIDAPKLVSAPDEINLEVTPHEVVQEIDKTRLLHYKPLVETKYKTPLLISYALINRYHILDIHPEKSWVKNLLEQGFEVYMLDWGTPTSMDKYLDFDDYVNGYLDASVEFIKNQTSTENISLQGYCTGATIATAYTALHPENVKNYVATAPVIDGWKDTTVISNLAKHMDADKMVDIIGNMPPEFMYYCFSVLKPFEQGIEKYIKFFKNIDDKKYVDNFLRVEKWLGDTPPIPGELFKQWIKDIYQKNLLIQNQMYVGDELVNLKNIDMPMFTQVAVGDHLVSPECSMPLHYAVGSEDKILKIYPTGHVGMIASSLSQKKVLPEMGKWLAERS, encoded by the coding sequence ATGCTGAGTGAATCTAATGTTGATCCAAAAGTAATTGAAGAAATTTTAAAATTTAGTAAAAATGTCATTGATGCTCCAAAATTAGTTTCAGCTCCTGATGAAATAAATTTGGAAGTAACTCCTCATGAGGTAGTTCAAGAAATTGATAAAACTCGATTATTACATTACAAACCTCTAGTTGAAACAAAATACAAAACACCTTTGCTGATATCTTATGCGTTAATTAATCGATATCACATTTTAGATATTCATCCTGAAAAAAGTTGGGTAAAAAATCTCTTAGAACAAGGATTTGAAGTATACATGTTGGATTGGGGAACTCCAACTAGTATGGATAAATATTTAGATTTTGATGATTATGTTAATGGGTATTTAGATGCCTCAGTAGAATTTATTAAAAATCAAACATCTACTGAAAATATTTCACTACAAGGATATTGTACCGGTGCAACAATTGCTACTGCATACACTGCTTTACACCCAGAAAATGTAAAAAACTACGTTGCTACTGCCCCTGTAATTGATGGGTGGAAAGATACCACTGTAATTAGTAATTTAGCAAAACATATGGATGCTGATAAAATGGTTGATATAATTGGAAATATGCCTCCAGAATTCATGTATTATTGTTTTTCAGTTTTAAAACCATTTGAACAAGGAATTGAAAAATATATTAAATTTTTTAAAAATATTGATGACAAAAAATATGTTGATAATTTTTTAAGAGTTGAAAAATGGTTAGGTGATACTCCTCCTATCCCTGGTGAGTTATTCAAACAATGGATTAAAGACATTTATCAAAAAAATCTTTTGATACAAAATCAAATGTATGTGGGTGATGAATTAGTTAATTTAAAAAATATTGACATGCCTATGTTCACACAAGTAGCTGTGGGAGATCATTTAGTGTCTCCTGAATGTAGTATGCCATTACATTATGCTGTAGGTAGTGAAGATAAAATTTTAAAAATATATCCTACAGGCCATGTTGGAATGATTGCTAGTTCTTTATCTCAAAAAAAAGTATTACCTGAAATGGGTAAATGGTTAGCTGAAAGATCATAA
- a CDS encoding AbrB/MazE/SpoVT family DNA-binding domain-containing protein: MNGNNNQYDPTTMFKDWIQKSGQAQAEFMKNFGTLMTNQPNQKFNPLETLKEVSEKTVQTQSNIMDNMSSMQTKSMDTMFSIGQMLPSFMNWGAYKTTISSNGRISIPEAERNALDLGEGDLVQVIILPITKKTKTKKSKK, translated from the coding sequence ATGAATGGTAACAATAACCAATATGATCCTACCACAATGTTCAAAGATTGGATTCAAAAAAGCGGTCAAGCACAAGCTGAATTTATGAAAAACTTTGGAACATTAATGACAAATCAACCCAATCAAAAATTTAATCCACTAGAAACACTAAAAGAAGTTTCTGAAAAAACAGTACAAACTCAATCAAACATAATGGACAACATGTCATCAATGCAAACAAAAAGTATGGACACCATGTTCAGTATTGGACAAATGTTACCATCGTTTATGAATTGGGGAGCATACAAAACCACCATCAGTAGTAATGGTAGAATTTCAATTCCAGAGGCTGAACGAAATGCTTTAGATTTGGGTGAAGGCGATTTGGTTCAAGTCATTATATTACCAATTACCAAAAAAACAAAAACTAAGAAAAGTAAAAAATAA
- a CDS encoding alpha/beta fold hydrolase — MLKEKFINIDGSKIRYLESGSSKKTLLLIHGLGASCERWEKVLPIFEKDFQVIVPDLIGFGYSDKPTVDYTIDFFSNFLEKFLKSLGIKKTSIIGSSLGGQIAAEFTSANPNSVEKLILVSPSGIMKQSTFALDAYIMAALYPNEQSAKNAFETMDGSGKEIPSATITGFVSRMKLHNAKFAFMSTLLGLKNSESIITKLKNISSPTLIVWGTEDPVIPIKFANDFVIHIGNSELYEMSDCGHTPYVQKPELFASQVLKFLNN; from the coding sequence ATGTTGAAAGAGAAATTCATCAATATCGATGGAAGTAAAATTAGATATTTAGAATCAGGATCATCAAAAAAAACACTTCTCTTAATTCATGGATTGGGTGCATCATGCGAAAGATGGGAAAAAGTATTACCTATTTTTGAGAAGGATTTTCAAGTCATAGTTCCGGATTTAATTGGGTTTGGATATAGTGATAAACCAACAGTAGATTATACAATAGATTTTTTTTCAAATTTTTTAGAAAAATTTCTGAAATCTTTAGGTATTAAAAAAACTAGCATAATAGGCTCATCATTAGGAGGACAAATTGCAGCAGAATTCACATCTGCTAATCCAAATTCAGTTGAAAAACTAATTTTAGTGTCTCCATCAGGAATTATGAAACAATCTACCTTTGCTCTGGATGCATACATAATGGCTGCATTATATCCTAACGAACAAAGTGCAAAAAATGCATTTGAAACAATGGATGGATCAGGTAAAGAAATTCCAAGTGCCACAATTACAGGATTTGTAAGCAGAATGAAATTACATAATGCAAAATTTGCTTTTATGTCAACTTTATTAGGATTAAAAAATTCTGAATCAATCATTACTAAACTAAAAAATATTTCTTCGCCAACATTGATAGTTTGGGGTACAGAGGATCCAGTAATTCCCATTAAATTTGCCAATGATTTTGTAATACATATTGGCAATTCTGAATTATATGAAATGAGTGATTGCGGACATACACCATATGTTCAAAAGCCAGAATTATTTGCTTCGCAAGTATTAAAATTCTTGAATAATTAA
- a CDS encoding DUF373 family protein, which translates to MIKQIPLLLVVIGIAVLLIGVNLVMSYGLTFFSGISLFFGSALLIAGVDLKRKIKKLNAKNRKEHHDYTISKLMEDDVSKDDENKD; encoded by the coding sequence ATGATAAAACAAATCCCTCTTTTATTGGTGGTAATTGGAATTGCAGTTCTATTGATTGGAGTTAATCTTGTAATGTCTTATGGTTTGACATTTTTTTCAGGTATTTCCCTTTTCTTTGGAAGTGCACTGCTAATAGCGGGTGTAGACCTTAAAAGAAAAATTAAAAAATTAAACGCCAAAAATCGAAAGGAACATCATGATTACACAATTTCCAAATTGATGGAAGATGATGTTTCAAAAGACGATGAGAATAAGGATTGA
- a CDS encoding CFI-box-CTERM domain-containing protein produces the protein MKISIIIGIMIMMTMSSTAFGVVLVFLDKDVYEIPTPDNPLTVFIESPGKVTISVSNGDVATVLGDTDTGEFTIYHDDYNFVEGTMLIANHINDYTLKEWTDVSTFTKTGLAVPAKETTSVKTGNGGGCLIATATYGSELAPQVQQLRELRDNQLLQTESGAAFMSTFNDVYYSFSPIIADYERENPYFKEAVKLAITPMITSLSLMENANSESEVLGIGISVIMLNLGMYLGIPAIVIIGVRKQF, from the coding sequence ATGAAAATATCTATTATTATTGGAATTATGATAATGATGACAATGTCATCAACTGCTTTTGGAGTGGTACTCGTATTTTTAGACAAAGATGTTTATGAAATTCCTACTCCCGATAATCCATTAACAGTTTTTATTGAATCTCCAGGTAAAGTTACAATTTCTGTAAGTAATGGGGATGTTGCAACTGTATTAGGAGATACAGATACTGGTGAATTTACCATTTATCATGATGATTATAATTTTGTTGAAGGTACAATGTTAATTGCAAATCACATTAATGATTATACTTTAAAAGAATGGACAGATGTTTCCACTTTTACTAAAACTGGATTGGCTGTACCTGCAAAAGAAACAACTAGTGTAAAAACCGGTAATGGTGGCGGTTGTCTAATTGCAACAGCAACATATGGCTCGGAACTTGCACCACAAGTACAACAACTCAGAGAATTACGTGACAATCAATTACTACAAACAGAATCTGGAGCTGCATTCATGAGTACATTCAATGATGTCTATTACTCATTTAGTCCAATAATTGCAGATTATGAGCGTGAAAATCCCTACTTCAAAGAGGCTGTCAAGCTTGCAATTACTCCAATGATTACTAGTTTATCTTTGATGGAAAATGCTAATTCAGAATCAGAAGTGTTGGGAATTGGAATCTCAGTAATTATGTTAAATTTGGGAATGTATCTGGGTATTCCAGCTATTGTAATTATTGGAGTTAGAAAACAATTCTAA
- a CDS encoding DUF1059 domain-containing protein translates to MTKSINCNFTGKECSWSAESTRNDDNELMSKIKEHVLAEHKEIEWNTENITNIKSLITVTKRFWWWG, encoded by the coding sequence ATGACAAAATCAATTAATTGTAATTTTACAGGCAAAGAGTGTAGTTGGTCAGCAGAATCAACAAGAAATGATGATAATGAATTAATGTCAAAAATTAAAGAACATGTTTTAGCAGAACACAAAGAAATTGAATGGAATACTGAAAATATTACAAATATCAAATCATTAATCACAGTCACTAAGAGGTTTTGGTGGTGGGGGTAA